The following proteins are co-located in the Spirosoma montaniterrae genome:
- a CDS encoding TonB-dependent receptor produces the protein MRLLYTAFIGLVTIGHCLAQTLTGSVRDAQTQESLPGVSLRLLPTQKGVTSDNRGHFVFYNLPKGTYTVQVSSVGYQATSVVVAITSRNDQRITVSLQPTAIQLNQQTITTAARTETPDFLRPEITTVLTSRDLEQRAPRTTPEALFGATGVWLQKTNHGGGSPFVRGLTGQQTLLLVDGIRLNNATFRSGPNQYLNTIDPQSISQLEVVRSSGSVAYGSDAIGGVVNVLTKTPQFADRSGFSGSLFAKAMTQGMDYSGRAEAGYSSANVAVLGGIAYRRFGDLVAGQGLGRLSPTGYNQFSGDVKARFRLSNRLIATAAYQNLRQDNVPLYHRVRLENYRYYQFDPQQRKLAYARLEGFYNRPYLQSVQLTASWQQQTEGRQSQRNGNPTAVYERDQTTSLGLTLLTVAQPTALWRMQNGLDVYTDYVRSNRTDANLTTGSNIARRGLYPDRATMNSVALFSLHTLTIKRLTLTAGGRYNTYQISIPEQTNGQPGIGTSLNERTKISPSALVGNLGASFAVLPAVRLVGSVGSAFRAPNIDDLGTLGIVDFRYELPNASLRPERSFNTELGVKIRTNRVSATLLAYNNRLTDFINRIRSGTDSLQGYPVFRKENSAESFIRGLEADVEYEFLPNWLAYGGLTYTYGQNVTANEPFRRIPPLNGRVGLTYQSANRWWARAEWLLAGAQTRLAAGDIADNRIAKGGTPGWQVINLNGGYRWQYVTLSAELQNLTNEAYRTHGSGVDGVGRSAWLSVLVNW, from the coding sequence ATGCGTCTTCTCTACACCGCCTTCATTGGATTAGTAACCATCGGGCATTGTCTGGCCCAAACACTTACCGGATCAGTTCGTGACGCCCAAACACAAGAGTCGCTGCCGGGCGTGAGTTTGCGCCTGCTACCCACTCAAAAAGGCGTCACCAGCGACAACAGGGGTCATTTTGTTTTTTACAACCTGCCGAAAGGCACTTACACCGTTCAGGTGAGTTCGGTGGGCTATCAGGCCACGAGCGTTGTGGTAGCTATTACCTCCCGCAACGACCAGCGAATAACCGTTTCGTTGCAACCAACAGCAATTCAGCTCAACCAGCAGACAATAACGACAGCCGCCCGCACCGAAACCCCCGATTTTCTGCGCCCTGAAATAACAACCGTTCTGACCAGCCGTGATCTTGAGCAACGCGCTCCCCGCACCACGCCCGAAGCACTGTTTGGGGCTACGGGCGTTTGGCTGCAAAAAACCAACCACGGGGGTGGTTCGCCCTTTGTACGCGGGCTTACAGGCCAGCAAACGCTGTTGTTGGTTGATGGGATTCGGCTCAACAATGCTACGTTTCGCTCCGGCCCGAACCAGTATCTGAATACCATCGACCCGCAGAGCATTAGTCAGCTTGAGGTTGTTCGGAGCAGTGGCTCGGTGGCCTACGGTTCAGACGCTATCGGGGGCGTTGTCAATGTGCTGACCAAAACGCCCCAGTTTGCTGATCGCAGCGGTTTTTCGGGCAGCCTATTCGCGAAAGCAATGACACAGGGCATGGACTATAGTGGCCGGGCTGAGGCAGGCTATTCGTCGGCCAACGTAGCGGTGCTGGGTGGCATTGCTTACCGCCGTTTCGGTGATCTGGTTGCTGGTCAGGGCTTAGGGCGATTGTCGCCAACGGGCTATAACCAGTTTTCGGGCGATGTGAAGGCCCGCTTCCGACTGTCGAATCGGTTGATTGCAACGGCGGCTTACCAGAACCTTCGGCAGGACAATGTTCCGCTCTATCACCGCGTTCGGCTCGAAAATTACCGGTATTATCAGTTCGACCCGCAACAGCGTAAACTGGCCTATGCCCGGCTCGAAGGCTTTTATAACCGACCTTATCTGCAATCGGTGCAGCTTACAGCCTCATGGCAGCAACAGACCGAGGGGCGGCAAAGTCAGCGAAACGGCAACCCAACGGCAGTCTACGAACGCGACCAAACCACCTCGCTCGGCCTGACACTTCTGACTGTTGCTCAACCGACTGCCCTCTGGCGAATGCAGAACGGACTGGACGTGTATACCGACTACGTTCGCAGCAACCGCACCGACGCCAACCTGACCACAGGGAGCAACATAGCCCGGCGCGGCCTGTATCCCGACCGGGCCACCATGAATAGCGTAGCTCTGTTTTCGCTACATACGCTGACCATCAAACGACTGACGCTCACGGCGGGCGGGCGATACAACACCTACCAGATCAGCATTCCCGAACAAACCAACGGGCAACCGGGCATCGGCACCAGCCTGAACGAACGGACAAAAATCAGTCCGTCGGCATTGGTTGGTAATCTGGGCGCGTCGTTTGCGGTGTTGCCTGCTGTGCGGCTGGTTGGGTCGGTAGGGTCAGCATTTCGGGCACCCAACATCGACGACCTCGGCACACTCGGCATCGTTGATTTTCGGTACGAACTACCCAATGCCAGCCTTCGCCCCGAACGCTCGTTCAATACAGAACTGGGCGTAAAAATCCGCACCAATCGCGTGTCGGCCACCCTGCTTGCCTATAACAACCGCCTGACGGATTTCATCAACCGCATCCGGTCGGGCACAGATTCCTTACAGGGTTACCCGGTATTTCGGAAAGAAAACAGTGCCGAATCGTTTATTCGCGGCCTGGAAGCCGACGTCGAATACGAATTTTTGCCCAACTGGTTAGCCTATGGCGGGCTGACTTACACCTACGGCCAAAACGTTACGGCCAACGAACCCTTCCGGCGGATTCCGCCCCTGAACGGGCGCGTCGGCCTAACGTACCAGTCGGCCAACCGCTGGTGGGCGCGGGCCGAGTGGCTGCTGGCTGGTGCGCAAACCCGGCTGGCCGCTGGCGACATAGCCGACAACCGCATTGCCAAAGGCGGCACGCCCGGCTGGCAGGTCATCAACCTGAACGGTGGCTACCGCTGGCAGTACGTAACGCTCAGTGCCGAACTGCAAAACCTGACCAATGAAGCGTATCGTACCCACGGGTCGGGCGTCGATGGCGTGGGCCGCAGCGCGTGGCTGTCGGTATTGGTCAACTGGTAA
- a CDS encoding DUF5690 family protein has translation MRFLRNPTAFTIFGAVAAFSTYACMYAFRRGITAVTFEGLAFAGVNYKIWLITAQVFGYAVSKGLGIKFVSEMSPARRAGNLLLLVGFALLALLGFALVPAPYNIPFLFLNGLPLGMVYGIMLGFLEGRKQTDALVAGLTASFIFASGFVKTVALTIKSGWGVSEFWLPFVTGSLFVIPMLASVYALTLLPPPTAEDRALRTERKPMSGTERRAFVREFQVGLVLLIASYVLLSAFRDFRDNFGPEILRDAGVDNPGIFARTETLVAVGVLLIMALLQRVADNFRAFTLLNGLMLLGSLLVGLSTWGYQSGFIGAGNWFLLTGLGLYMAYVPCNGLYFERLVAAFRYVSTVGFIVTLADWYGYLGSVGVLLYKNFGQANISYREFFIYGGYTMAVFYSLLVVASFLYFKKRFQQRDVHTLVSVN, from the coding sequence ATGCGTTTTCTCCGCAACCCGACTGCCTTCACTATTTTTGGTGCCGTAGCCGCTTTTAGTACCTACGCCTGCATGTATGCCTTTCGGCGGGGTATTACTGCCGTTACATTCGAAGGATTGGCCTTCGCCGGTGTTAACTACAAAATCTGGCTCATCACGGCGCAGGTCTTCGGCTACGCCGTCTCGAAAGGGCTGGGTATCAAATTCGTATCGGAGATGTCGCCCGCCCGCCGGGCCGGAAACCTGCTCTTGCTGGTGGGGTTTGCGCTGCTGGCATTGCTGGGGTTTGCACTGGTTCCGGCTCCGTACAACATCCCGTTTCTGTTTCTGAACGGCCTGCCGCTGGGCATGGTCTATGGCATCATGCTCGGCTTTCTGGAGGGCCGCAAACAAACCGACGCGCTCGTGGCCGGGCTAACGGCTTCGTTTATTTTCGCGTCGGGCTTTGTGAAAACTGTGGCTCTAACCATAAAAAGTGGCTGGGGCGTGTCGGAATTCTGGTTGCCGTTCGTGACGGGTTCGCTGTTTGTAATACCAATGCTGGCATCGGTCTACGCGCTCACGCTACTGCCCCCGCCCACCGCCGAAGACCGCGCCCTGCGTACCGAACGCAAACCCATGAGCGGGACCGAACGGCGGGCGTTTGTGCGCGAGTTTCAGGTGGGTTTGGTACTGCTGATTGCCAGCTACGTGCTGCTGTCGGCTTTCCGCGACTTCCGAGACAATTTTGGCCCTGAAATTCTGCGCGACGCAGGCGTTGACAACCCCGGCATTTTTGCCCGGACCGAAACGCTCGTAGCGGTAGGCGTGCTACTCATAATGGCGTTGTTACAACGCGTGGCCGATAACTTCCGGGCCTTCACGCTGCTCAACGGGCTGATGTTGCTTGGCAGTCTGCTGGTGGGCCTGAGTACGTGGGGCTACCAAAGTGGTTTCATCGGAGCGGGCAACTGGTTTTTGCTGACCGGGCTGGGCCTATACATGGCCTACGTGCCCTGCAACGGCCTGTATTTCGAGCGATTGGTGGCGGCTTTCCGGTATGTCAGTACGGTTGGATTTATTGTTACGCTGGCCGACTGGTACGGTTATTTAGGTAGTGTAGGCGTGCTGCTTTACAAAAACTTCGGCCAGGCCAACATCAGCTACCGCGAGTTTTTTATTTACGGCGGCTACACCATGGCCGTGTTTTACAGCCTGCTGGTCGTTGCGTCGTTTCTGTATTTCAAGAAGCGGTTTCAACAGCGCGATGTTCATACACTTGTTAGCGTAAATTGA